The genomic segment TGAGTATAAGCATTCTTTTAACCTTTCACACGTGCACACGCACGTCTTCAAAAGAATAAGGTAAACAGAAGTTTCCTCCTTCTCttagattattttttctttgttttgttttcaatgttttgttttgttgtttttctttgttaggcgtcttagagtattcagagaagcgctatgttattattattattattaatgttaaaggtctcatattatgtaaaatacacttcaccatgtttctctaacactaatatgtgtctctggtctgtctacaaaccccccaatgatgagaaaagtccatcctctctgtattgtgcctgctccacttttcagaaaatgtgtgctcaaacaggtcgtttggagattttctctttatgacatcacaaagagcagtaacacctcccccaggtgggtgacatgtctcatttacatttaaaggtacagacacagaaacagcctgttctgagcagggctgaaatagaggggtttgtaggcatgatcaaatacaggatcagagtggatttagaacaaaagacagacaagtttgagacttatttaaacatgttgaagaggaggagaatatgtgacctttaattcatgaaggttgtcagtgctagtgatgacttttgttctcttatctgtgctgtatcgctaaccatctactatttgtaatgatgtaaagttttgaataaatttgcaaaTAAATCCATGGTTCATTTGTATAGATTTCTCTGTCAGACCAAATTAgcagtaaccccccccccctaaaattGATAGAAAAATTTACAATGAGGTAccttaaaacatgaaatatcatAATCTacaaacatcataacacaataccAATCAGAAagcacagaggctgaaggccgcaggaaatattatcagaccaaaaaagtgatgaagaatatgtttttatgctcctgaTATGTGGAAGACACTGCATCTGGAAATCAAAGTAACAAAGTCTATgaataatacaatttaaaacaacGTAAGACCTATCTTTTTAAGGGCTTGGTTGTTCCGATGACCAATTCaagaatcttttaaaaacacaatttgaaagcatgcatcaggttcattaaaatgtgagatttgtattcatgttggttttgtgttttttaaaatgacatttcaatcttttttttcaaaaggtaagACTAAATGGACCTAAAAATGTCAAGTGGTGTAACCACTGAAAAATtaataatattttatattttatacatcTAGAGTATATGCTAGTGTACTCATGAttgtaattacttcattttaaaatagcacaagaaaatagattttattaggattatccCTAAATTCATAAGTTATGCCCTTTTTCAATACTGAGCGGGGCACAAAGCTGAAAACACCTCTGTTTTCCAATTAACTTTTggcaaattatgtaaaaattgttaaaaaaacatgttatttcactgCAATAGAGGACTACTTTAATTCCACTTTCATTTCcctgtattttattataatttttacaagaaatactGGTTACACCAATTGACGCAAACCAGTTACACCAACTGACCATACTGCTTCTACAGTCAAAGGCCATTGTTTCTTGAAGAAATTGTTGTTAGCTTCCTCCATTTAATGTTTGCTCCACCTACCAAAGTGCACAGAATACCAGTACGCTGATGACAGTAATGTAGCACATTTGTCTTAAACACAGAATAGTATAAAACTGAAGTGAATAGATCTGCCTTTTGGATGGGTCTCATAGATCGGCAAATTCTTACTGATACCTGATCTGGCTGTCTTAGTCAGGATCGGTGCATCCTTAATTAATTCATATCTTAAGTAAATTACAACATCTGATCAAAATCTTCAGGGGGAATTAATTTCTTCAGTATTTGGAATAAACTCAAGGTACTTGTGCCCTAATCAAAGGATAACATACCCACAGGCAACACTttacatctctccttctttacatcatggccatcacagcccaaacagcattgccaccttctaTAGTACCAGACTTTGGCAagcaagctccaggtagtgacacgctgatactacctaccacatggcccctaatAGCCGACACATCTAAAATGCAACTACTGGTGCCAATATTACAGCATACAAACATATATTAGATCATacatgtttaaaggtgcactatgtagatttggtggtgaaatttgaaagttggagaagtgaaacaattctttgatatattttctgaattgaatacacaaacttcattcaaagtaaaaaatgggtccctggaacactgtttggagatataaagctaccaggagagttacgctttcactgttgcgggcccaccaccataacttctccagtagcattttatcttcaaacagtgttacagggaccaaattttcatctgaggacagtttgtgtttagagttatgatggacatataccacataatctgtaaatatctccaactttcacacttctctaccaaaactacatagtgcacctttataaatgtaagtaaatggaacacaaatatgcaatttgaagctaaacatttacaaaatgccaGGGAATTTTGTCCTAGACCTTTGATAATAAGGTTGTGGATGGATAACCACTTTAATCAACATAAGAAAATACtgatatttgacaaaagtggCCTCTAACAGAAAGGCTTGTCATAAATGTCAAATAGTGTAACCGGTTACACCATCTGACATttccacttcaaatcaaatttgacaGGCATTATCATTGAGACCTATGTAAGCACATTTCCCggtgtgaacatttcaaatctaattttcGAAGTAAATACAAATTTTTATAATTATCAtaaattgttaatgtttttctgaggtCATACCATTTGACATACCTGACCACgcccttaaaatgtcaaattatctcatgttttaaagagagttGCTAAACATGGCGTGCAGCAGTTAGGACCATCAGGGGTTCTTCTTTGTGATATCATTTATTGTCACATGATATGATGAACATATGAACAAAATGGCTCCTTCAATGGTGGTTAACAATTTGGTACTTGACTGGGTGACAAGATTTccctaaaataattataataataagacCAATGATGTTCCATCACTTTTGTTTACTATTGAACAGTTCTATTGTAAGATTATGCCAGGCTAGTTCATAGGGtgttaaatgaaaatgtaaccTTTTTAAAGCAAGTTTAATTCTTTGGTACGAAGTTTCAATGGTTAACCACTTATACATTTTGGCCTAAATACCCCAAATAttctctaaaaatgtataataaatataaattttagACTAGGTCCTAAAAACAAAGGATGAAAGCATGTCatctgtacatttatttttagattttaagcctttaaaagttaactaaaccttatggacacaaaaaaatTAGCGTCACGTCATTGATCCataaaccatttattcaaagatcacatttaaaaaggtgtatTGACACATTTCCTTAAGGTGGTCAAGTTCAGTGGCACTctgacgcctccctgtggtttctcagatTTTGACAGCCCTGTATTGTAGGTGCTCACCTCAAGCTGCCTTCCCACATTAGTGTAACCACTGACCTGAGAAGGGACACTTAACCAGCCTCAGCCAGAATATGAATTTACCTGATAATGAATGctctgtatattttattcactgttgaaacataactacaaagtttgatttcaccagtcctgagcctacttacttgtgcctgataaagaagtgaaggtggGTAAACTGTAATGTTGCAGTACTAAAAATCGGTCTGGGTCTTTTAAAGGTCTCGCTCTCTTCTCGTAATCGAAAtcatttttactcggcctcaTCTCGGTCTCGGATTTTAAAGCATTACCAATCAAGACTaccactgataggctatttttccacgtcattactgtgataagaaggtaaacgcccctttctaaaagaatttaaaaaacttcaattcatgatttgatttatatCCCCAGGTTACTGCTGAAACCTTCTGGGTGTTACAgtttaagtgagtgacacaccccctgcacacaagatgatgattgttttatttatatttatggtcttggtcctgtctcagtctctgagcactctgtgttcaggtttgtcttggtctcagttcgtgtgatcttgactacaacacttggtAAAACATACGTAGATGAATCACACATTTAAACTTCTGCGTACTATTTTATCATATTGTTGTAAGAATTCTCCAAAGTCTAATCTCTCTATTGCAGCATTAcgtcttttatgaatctgtatgattttgtttgtttgtacacgGTCTCATTTCAGGTAgtattttctgtcttcattctctctgtgttgtcttctcctttaaagcacaagaaaacttttttcagttatacaaaatagctctatgaaactgtagatttcagaggaaaccaaacatgaagcttttcaatgtttgcttcaactattgtgagctgtaagttatttaaaaacatcatgtggttgttcaatgttgtcttttaatcttAACTGCACGATAAAACTCAGACTGAAAGActcacactgtccctttaagagaattcaTCACCTGCGTGAAGGCAGCATGGTAACCCCTCCCGATTGCTCAACTccactctgtgcacacatttcctggttccctctgcttcactaatatacGAGTGCaagatgggtgtaaccaacaagtgaGCTCCACAGCCCCGTGCAGCGTGGATCAGCAAATGAGCAGCgacaaaaggacactgaggtattttttgtcggtgtactacttctactacatatccaaattcttccattacttgtaatcaaaccgacttttgtaaattaaagcagcagtaggaatcagtcggtttgtatttgaaacaggattatgacttcaatctgaggtgaagtatgtttaaagacaatatcaatgatctgcttcaatcatcagtttgaccagctgatagacaaaaacaaggaataaaggtcaggtcaatgtatttaatccagcATGTGAACCACCAGGATGTGAAAATACCTCgtccaatggtggtgaagttcagtggaactctgacgcctccttgtggtgtctcagattttcacagcttgtaatgctggtgctcaCAGGTAGCTCCGTTCTGACAGTAGTTGTAGAACCTGTTCAGTTatgctctgtgttttattcacttctttttacatgttaagaaatgtgtgactagagttttttacatgcttgcttatagagttttcttccatgcaacagagagtggttatgtattcatgttgagaatctgccctgtcagagtaatgaaacatgaatcagagcttgttaacccctccctcttcttcctgctatcagactcagccagctccactctgacgtttattttcttgttccctcccctttagatctacagtttgaggatgggtgtaaccaacatgtgggacggtgcaagagcagacactgaacaaacacatgctgtgtagatcagaggtgaaactagtttgatttctaagggagtgaaactcagacagtcgtcgttacagagaggagaaatggcgcagaaaggagttcaactagaccgggaggccttctcttgttccatctgtctggatctcctgaaggatccggttgctattccctgtggacatagttactgtatgaactgtattaaaagccactgggataaagaggatgagaagacaatctacagctgccctcaatGTAGGCAGACcttcacaccgaggcctgtccttggtaaaaacaccatgttagcagatttagtggaggagctgaagaagactggactccaagctgctcctgctgatcactgctatgctggacctgaagatgtggcctgtgatgtctgcaccgggaggaaactgaaagcctgtaagtcctgtctgcagtgtctggcctcttactgtgagaaacatcttcagcctcattttgaagcagctccattaaagaaacacaagctggcggagccctccaagaatctccaggagaacgtctgctctcgtcataatGAGGAGATGAAAGCATtttgtcgtactgatcagcagtctatctgttatctctgtttaatggacgaacacaaaggtcatgacacagtctcagctgcagcagaaaggagcgagaagcagagagagctcgagatgagtcgacaaaacatccagcagagaatccaggacagagagaaagatgtgaagctactccaacaggaggtggaggctatcaatggctctgctgataaaacagtggggaacagtgagaagatcttcactgagctgatccgtctcatggagaaaagacgctctgatgtgaagcagcaggtcagatcccagcagcaaactgaagtgagtcgagtcagagagcttcaggagaagctggagcaggagatcactgagctgaagaggaaagacgctgaactgaagaagctctcacacacagaagatcacaaccagtttctacacgactacccctcactgtcaccactcagtgaatctacatactcatccagcatcaagatccgtcctctgaggtactttgaggatgtgacagcagctgtgtcagaagtcagagataaactacaggacgtcctgagagagaaatggacaaacatctcacagacagtgactgaagtggatgttttactgtcagaaccaaaaccagagcccaagaccagaactgagttcttaaaatattcacgtgacatcacactggatccaaacacagcacgcacactgctgttattatctgatgacaacagaaaagtaacattaatgAGAGAAGATCAGTCTTATtttagtcacccagacagattcactgattggtgtcaggtcctgagtaaagagagtctgactggacgttgttactgggaagtggagttgagaggaagagtttctgtagcagtcacatacaagaatatcagcagagcaggggaCTCATATGAATGTTggtttggacgtaatgacaaatcttgggcgttagattgtaacaacaacagttataacttttattacaacaaagtcttcactcctgtctcaggtcctcagtcctccagagtaggagtgtacctggatcacagagcaggtattctgtccttctacagcatctctgaaaccatgactctcctccacagagtccagaccacattcactcagcctctacatgctggactgggGTTTAACTGGTTTAACTGGTCTCCTGGAgtctctgctgagttgtgtaagctgaagtagacagaagtcattaggggacaatgtgttaacatctgtgtttttttccatgtttctacagaaagctgattatacttttcttcactgcactcgaATACTATGgtactttcacacacacacacacacacacacacacacacacacacacacacacacacacacacacacacacacacacacagacagacagtcagacacgcacacacacacacacacacacacacacacacacacacacacacatacacagacagtcagttagactctcaaacacacacacacacacacacacacacacacacagacacacagtcagactcacacacacacacacacacacacacacacacacagacagtcagacacacgcacacacacagacagacagtcagacacacacacacacacacacacacacagtcagactcacacacacacacacgcacacacagtcagacacacacacacacacacacacacacagacagtcagactcacacacacacacacacacacacacacacacacacacatagtcagacacacacacacacacacacacacacacagacagtcagactctcacacacacacaaacacacacacacacacacacacacacacagtcagacacatacacacacacacagacagtcagactcacacacacacacacacacacacacacacacacacacacacacacacacacagacagtcagactcacacacagtcagacacacacacacactcacacacacagacagtcagactcacacacacggtcagacacacacacacacacacacacacacacgcacagacagacagacagacagtcagactctcacacacatacacacacacacgcacactcacacacacagtcagacacacacacagatagtcaaactcacacacacacacacacacacacacacacacacacacacacacacagacagacagacagacagacagtcagacacacacacacagacagtcagactctctcacacacacacacacacacacacacacacacacacacacacacagacagacagacagacagacagacagtcagacacacacacacagacagtcagactctctctcacacacatacacacacacacacacacacacacacacacacacacacacacacacacacagacagacagacagacagttagactctcaaacacacacacacacacacacacacacacacacacacacacacacacagacacacagtcagactctcacacacacacacacacacacagacagacagacagtcagactctcacacacacacacacacacagacagacagtcagactctcaaacacacacacacacacacactgacagtcagactcacacacacacacagacacacacacacacacacacagacagacagtcagacacaaacacacacacacagacagacagacagtcagactcacacacacacacacacagacacacacactgacagtcagactcacacacacacacagacacacacacacacacacacagacagacagtcagacacaaacacacacacacagacagacagacagtcagactcacacacacacacacacagacacacacacacagtcagactcacacacacacacacagacagacagtcagacacaaacacacacacacacagacagacagtcagactctcaaacacacacacacacacaaacagacacacacagacagtcagactcacacacagacagacagacagtcagactcacacacacacacttctttgttttgttttcaatgttttgttttgttgttgttctttgttaggcgtcttagagtattcagagaagcgctatgttattatcattattattaatgttaaaggtctcatattatgtaaaatacacttcaccatgtttctctaactctaatatgtgtccctggtctgtctacaaaccccccaatgatgagaaaagtccatcctctctgtattgtgcctgctccacttttcagaaaatgtgagctcaaacaggtcgtttggagattttctctttatgacatcacaaagagcagtaacacctcccccaggtgggtgacacatctcattttcatttaaaggtacagacacagaaacagcctgttctgagcagggctgaaatagaggggtttataggcatgatcaaatacaggatcagagtggatttagaacaaaagacagacaagtttgagacttatttaaacatgttgaagaggaggagaatatgtgacctttaattcatgaaggttgtcagtgctagtgatgacttttgttctcttatctgtgctgtatcgctaaccatcgactatttgtaatgatgtaacgttttgaataaatttgcatataaatctataattcatttgtataaatttctctgtcagacataaTTAGCAGTAACTCCCCccattgatagaaaaatgtacaatgaggtatcttaaaacatgaattataataatctaaaaacatcataacacaatactatCAGAAAGCTACGGAGCCCTTAAagggacataggcagaaaaaataaaaatatatgtttctcgTGCGCACCAGAAACTAACCGGTGCTCACGTGAAAGTTTCTCGTGCTCACCAGATATCAGGTGCACAACGGAAACCAGCCAGTCTTAgccttctgtgttcttgtgataaaaatgacagtacaggacttatttgagctatattttaaccttggacttaaatacaaggacagaactgctttgcttgtgcaccgtcaccgttatattgtctcagaaagacatttaaaacagatgttaaagtcttgtcatctgttttggcGCAAGGGATAAACTTAGAAATATGTTCACAGATTCGGCGTTTCCAGATCAATAACTCATCAGCGGAACATTGCTCTTACAAAACCgacacctctctgcaatcacaacaagataGACTGCGAGCTACATTTGTATTTTCCTCAAAACGAGTCGTCCTCCGCGCTGGGGAACTTGCATTGGCCTCTAAGTCGAGCCGGCTGGTGCTCGAATGCGCAGGGACCGTCTGCAAATTGCAATACCgaaaaaatatgatacagaaaaaacttcacccaggagaggtgtagtgtcatgaaaatcatt from the Labrus bergylta chromosome 4, fLabBer1.1, whole genome shotgun sequence genome contains:
- the LOC136179011 gene encoding tripartite motif-containing protein 16-like, whose amino-acid sequence is MAQKGVQLDREAFSCSICLDLLKDPVAIPCGHSYCMNCIKSHWDKEDEKTIYSCPQCRQTFTPRPVLGKNTMLADLVEELKKTGLQAAPADHCYAGPEDVACDVCTGRKLKACKSCLQCLASYCEKHLQPHFEAAPLKKHKLAEPSKNLQENVCSRHNEEMKAFCRTDQQSICYLCLMDEHKGHDTVSAAAERSEKQRELEMSRQNIQQRIQDREKDVKLLQQEVEAINGSADKTVGNSEKIFTELIRLMEKRRSDVKQQVRSQQQTEVSRVRELQEKLEQEITELKRKDAELKKLSHTEDHNQFLHDYPSLSPLSESTYSSSIKIRPLRYFEDVTAAVSEVRDKLQDVLREKWTNISQTVTEVDVLLSEPKPEPKTRTEFLKYSRDITLDPNTARTLLLLSDDNRKVTLMREDQSYFSHPDRFTDWCQVLSKESLTGRCYWEVELRGRVSVAVTYKNISRAGDSYECWFGRNDKSWALDCNNNSYNFYYNKVFTPVSGPQSSRVGVYLDHRAGILSFYSISETMTLLHRVQTTFTQPLHAGLGFNWFNWSPGVSAELCKLK